The proteins below are encoded in one region of Pseudoduganella armeniaca:
- a CDS encoding TIGR04438 family Trp-rich protein, with protein sequence MTDTAVGHELSRFVIVALCALRYFEVWRFADVSWWWIGGLMVFAFVWFEFIEPLLGLDKRKAHSEDEQRRKARVKKNFGIGKKK encoded by the coding sequence GTGACTGACACCGCGGTGGGACACGAGCTCAGCCGTTTTGTCATCGTTGCACTGTGCGCCCTGCGCTATTTCGAGGTCTGGCGCTTCGCCGACGTTTCGTGGTGGTGGATCGGCGGCCTGATGGTGTTCGCCTTCGTCTGGTTCGAGTTCATCGAACCGCTGCTGGGCCTGGACAAGCGCAAGGCGCACAGCGAGGACGAGCAGCGGCGCAAGGCGCGCGTCAAGAAGAACTTCGGCATCGGCAAGAAGAAATAA
- a CDS encoding TIGR04438 family Trp-rich protein: MPIILVIVALCALRYFEVWRFADVSWWWIGGLMVFAFVWFEFIEPLLGLDKRKAHSEDEQRRKERVKKNFGIGKKK; this comes from the coding sequence ATGCCCATCATTCTTGTCATCGTTGCACTGTGCGCGCTGCGCTATTTCGAGGTCTGGCGCTTCGCCGACGTTTCGTGGTGGTGGATCGGCGGCCTCATGGTGTTCGCCTTCGTCTGGTTCGAGTTCATCGAACCGCTGCTGGGCCTGGACAAGCGCAAGGCGCACAGCGAGGACGAGCAGCGGCGCAAGGAGCGCGTCAAGAAGAACTTCGGCATCGGCAAGAAGAAATAA
- a CDS encoding branched-chain amino acid ABC transporter substrate-binding protein — protein sequence MQTKLIPLAAVVAAIAGGAQAQEVVKIGYVGPMSGQSAHLGKDTQNGTRLAIEDLNAKGFKIDGKPVKFVLVAEDDAADPKQATSAAQKLADTKVNGVIGHQTSGTSIPASRIYYNAGIPQISASATSPVYTHQKFNTTFRLVANDNKLGATLGQYAVQKLGAKKIAVIDDRTAYGQGVADEFGKGARKAGGVQIVAREFTNDKATDFNAILTNIRSKNPDLVFFGGMDSVGGPLLRQMKALGIKGKLMGGDGICTEAMPRLAGPTAGDEAIVCAEAGGVAPGQQKKMEEFAARYKQRYNESLQIYAPYAYDAVMTMAQAMADAKSADPKKYLPYLAKVKYAGITGDIAFDAYGDIRDGALTLYTFKGGKRTLIEVVK from the coding sequence ATGCAAACCAAGCTGATTCCCCTGGCCGCAGTGGTCGCCGCCATCGCCGGAGGCGCGCAGGCACAGGAAGTCGTCAAGATCGGCTACGTCGGCCCGATGTCGGGCCAGTCCGCCCACCTGGGCAAGGATACGCAAAACGGCACGCGCCTGGCGATCGAGGACCTGAACGCCAAGGGCTTCAAGATCGACGGCAAGCCCGTCAAGTTCGTGCTGGTGGCGGAAGACGACGCGGCCGATCCGAAACAGGCCACGTCGGCCGCGCAGAAGCTGGCGGACACGAAGGTCAACGGCGTGATCGGGCACCAGACCTCGGGCACTTCGATCCCCGCCTCGCGCATCTATTACAACGCGGGCATTCCGCAGATCTCGGCATCGGCCACCAGCCCGGTCTACACGCACCAGAAGTTCAACACGACGTTCCGCCTGGTCGCCAACGACAACAAGCTGGGCGCGACGCTGGGCCAGTACGCGGTGCAGAAGCTGGGGGCGAAGAAGATCGCCGTGATCGACGACCGCACGGCCTACGGCCAGGGCGTGGCCGACGAATTCGGCAAGGGCGCGCGCAAGGCGGGCGGCGTGCAGATCGTCGCGCGCGAGTTCACCAACGACAAGGCGACCGACTTCAACGCCATCCTGACCAATATCCGCTCGAAGAATCCGGACCTGGTCTTCTTCGGCGGCATGGACTCCGTCGGCGGCCCGCTGCTGCGCCAGATGAAGGCGCTGGGCATCAAGGGCAAGCTGATGGGCGGCGACGGCATCTGCACGGAAGCGATGCCGCGCCTGGCCGGCCCGACCGCCGGCGACGAGGCGATCGTCTGCGCGGAAGCGGGCGGCGTGGCGCCGGGCCAGCAGAAGAAGATGGAGGAATTCGCGGCGCGCTACAAGCAGCGCTACAACGAGAGCCTGCAGATCTACGCGCCGTACGCCTACGACGCCGTGATGACGATGGCGCAGGCGATGGCGGACGCCAAGTCGGCCGATCCGAAGAAGTACCTGCCCTACCTGGCCAAGGTGAAGTATGCCGGCATCACGGGCGACATCGCGTTCGACGCCTACGGCGACATCCGCGACGGCGCGCTGACCTTGTACACGTTCAAGGGCGGCAAGCGCACCCTGATCGAGGTGGTGAAGTAA
- a CDS encoding DNA polymerase III subunit chi, producing the protein MTRIDFHTNVPDKIAYACRLIRKAYGARNRIVVMTEDAAQQAALDTALWTFSGPDFLPHVAVDDPLAPDTPIVLTHSDEPELPQADLLVNLARRAPAQFENFPRLIEVISLDEHDAAAGRLRFVAYKRQDYQPTHLSIGKS; encoded by the coding sequence ATGACCCGCATCGACTTCCACACCAACGTGCCCGACAAGATCGCCTATGCCTGCCGCCTGATCCGCAAGGCCTACGGCGCGCGCAACCGCATCGTCGTGATGACGGAGGACGCGGCCCAGCAGGCCGCGCTAGACACGGCGCTGTGGACGTTTTCCGGCCCCGACTTCCTGCCGCACGTGGCGGTCGACGATCCGCTGGCGCCGGATACGCCGATCGTGCTGACGCACAGCGACGAACCGGAGCTGCCCCAGGCCGACCTGCTGGTCAACCTGGCGCGGCGCGCGCCCGCGCAGTTCGAGAACTTTCCGCGCCTGATCGAGGTCATTTCGCTCGACGAGCATGACGCCGCCGCCGGGCGGCTGCGCTTCGTCGCCTACAAACGGCAGGATTACCAGCCCACTCACCTCAGCATAGGAAAATCATGA
- a CDS encoding c-type cytochrome, giving the protein MKRSMMIATVLASAFVSQAAMANADLAKAKNCMACHAVANKLVGPAYKDVAAKYAGQKDAENKLVAKVMKGGSGVWGAIPMPANPQVSEAEARTLVKWVLAQK; this is encoded by the coding sequence ATGAAACGTTCCATGATGATTGCAACGGTGCTGGCTTCGGCGTTCGTGTCGCAAGCGGCAATGGCGAATGCCGACCTGGCCAAGGCGAAGAACTGCATGGCCTGCCATGCAGTCGCGAACAAGCTGGTCGGCCCGGCCTACAAGGACGTGGCGGCGAAATACGCCGGCCAGAAGGATGCCGAGAACAAGCTGGTGGCGAAGGTGATGAAGGGCGGCTCCGGCGTCTGGGGCGCGATTCCGATGCCCGCCAACCCGCAGGTCAGCGAAGCCGAGGCGCGCACGCTGGTGAAATGGGTGCTGGCGCAGAAGTAA
- the aceE gene encoding pyruvate dehydrogenase (acetyl-transferring), homodimeric type: MSAQLDQVTAQTANDPDAQETKEWLEALEAVLENEGPERAHYLMERMVDLARRRGALIPFSANTAYVNTIPAHVGAHCPGNLEYEERLRSWMRWNAMAMVVKANRADGDLGGHLSSFASLANMLGIGFNHFWRAPSEEHGGDLLYLQGHSSPGIYARAFLEGRLTEEQLLNFRREVDGKGLSSYPHPKLMPDFWQFPTVSMGLGPLMAIYQARFLKYLHARGIANTDGRKVWAFCGDGEMDEPESMGAIGMAAREQLDNLVIVVNCNLQRLDGPVRGNGKIIQELEADFRGAGWNVVKVIWGPGWDELLAKDKEGILQRVMMETVDGEYQNYKAKDGAYVRKHFFGKHPKLLEMVANMSDDDIWRLTRGGHDPHKIYAAFKVAQEAKGRPTVLLVKTVKGFGMGKSGEARNTAHQTKKLDDEAIREMRDRFNIPIPDDKLAEIPFFKPSDDAPEIKYLHERRKALGGYLPQRRMKADETLVVPPLDAFKAVLEATPEGREISTTQSFVRIITALLRDQSLGQRIVPILVDESRTFGMEGLFRQIGIFNQQGQLYEPVDKDQVMYYREDKAGQILQEGINEAGGMSSWIAAATSYSTNNRVMIPFFTYYSMFGMQRIGDLAWAAGDMRARGFMMGGTAGRTTLNGEGLQHEDGHSHLFAAAIPNCVPYDPTFGHELAVIIHDGLRRMVTEQEDVFYYITIMNENYAHPGLKAGQEEGILKGMYLLQEGSKDAKERVQLIGSGTILRESIFAAELLEKDWGIAADIWSAPSLTLVAREGQDAERWNLVNPTKEQRVPYVTGLLQNTQGPIVATTDYMRLFAEQIRPYMPKGRSYKVLGTDGFGRSDSRAKLREFFEVNRYYITVAALRSLADEGKIDLAVVEQAVAKYGLNPNKPNPVTQ; this comes from the coding sequence ATGTCAGCTCAACTTGACCAGGTCACGGCCCAAACCGCCAACGATCCGGACGCACAGGAAACCAAGGAATGGCTGGAGGCGCTCGAAGCCGTCCTGGAAAACGAAGGACCGGAGCGGGCGCACTACCTGATGGAGCGCATGGTCGATCTGGCGCGCCGCCGCGGCGCCTTGATCCCGTTCTCCGCCAACACCGCCTACGTCAACACGATTCCCGCCCACGTCGGCGCGCACTGCCCGGGCAACCTGGAATATGAGGAGCGCCTGCGCTCCTGGATGCGCTGGAACGCGATGGCGATGGTCGTCAAGGCCAACCGCGCCGACGGCGACCTGGGTGGTCACCTGTCCTCGTTCGCCTCGCTGGCGAACATGCTGGGCATCGGCTTCAACCACTTCTGGCGCGCCCCGTCCGAAGAACATGGCGGCGACCTGCTGTACCTGCAGGGCCACTCGTCGCCCGGCATCTACGCGCGCGCCTTCCTGGAAGGCCGCCTGACCGAAGAGCAGCTGCTGAACTTCCGCCGCGAAGTGGACGGCAAGGGCCTGTCGTCGTACCCGCACCCGAAATTGATGCCGGACTTCTGGCAGTTCCCGACCGTGTCGATGGGCCTGGGCCCGCTGATGGCGATCTACCAGGCGCGCTTCCTGAAGTACCTGCACGCGCGCGGCATCGCCAATACCGACGGCCGCAAGGTGTGGGCCTTCTGCGGCGACGGCGAGATGGACGAGCCGGAATCGATGGGCGCGATCGGCATGGCCGCGCGCGAGCAGCTGGACAACCTCGTCATTGTCGTCAACTGCAACCTGCAGCGCCTGGACGGTCCGGTACGCGGCAACGGCAAGATCATCCAGGAACTGGAAGCGGACTTCCGCGGCGCCGGCTGGAACGTGGTGAAGGTCATCTGGGGCCCGGGCTGGGACGAGCTGCTGGCCAAGGACAAGGAAGGCATCCTGCAGCGCGTGATGATGGAAACCGTGGACGGCGAATACCAGAACTACAAGGCCAAGGATGGCGCCTACGTGCGCAAGCACTTCTTCGGCAAGCATCCGAAGCTGTTGGAAATGGTCGCCAACATGAGCGACGACGACATCTGGCGCCTGACCCGTGGCGGCCACGATCCGCACAAGATCTACGCCGCGTTCAAGGTGGCGCAGGAAGCCAAGGGTCGCCCGACCGTGCTGCTGGTGAAGACCGTCAAGGGCTTCGGCATGGGCAAGTCCGGCGAGGCGCGCAACACGGCGCACCAGACCAAGAAGCTGGACGACGAGGCGATCCGCGAGATGCGCGACCGCTTCAACATCCCGATCCCGGACGACAAGCTGGCCGAGATCCCGTTCTTCAAGCCATCCGACGACGCGCCGGAAATCAAGTACCTGCACGAGCGCCGCAAGGCCCTGGGCGGCTACCTGCCGCAGCGCCGCATGAAGGCCGACGAAACGCTGGTGGTGCCGCCGCTGGACGCGTTCAAGGCCGTGCTGGAAGCCACGCCGGAAGGCCGCGAGATTTCGACCACCCAGTCGTTCGTGCGTATCATCACCGCGCTGCTGCGCGACCAGAGCCTGGGCCAGCGCATCGTGCCGATCCTGGTCGACGAATCGCGTACCTTCGGCATGGAAGGCCTGTTCCGCCAGATCGGCATCTTCAACCAGCAAGGCCAGTTGTACGAGCCGGTGGATAAAGACCAGGTCATGTACTACCGCGAGGACAAGGCCGGCCAGATCCTGCAGGAAGGCATCAACGAGGCAGGCGGCATGAGCTCGTGGATCGCCGCGGCGACGTCGTACTCGACCAACAACCGCGTGATGATCCCGTTCTTCACGTACTACTCGATGTTCGGCATGCAGCGGATCGGCGACCTGGCCTGGGCCGCCGGCGACATGCGCGCCCGTGGCTTCATGATGGGCGGCACCGCCGGCCGCACCACGCTGAACGGCGAAGGCCTGCAGCACGAGGACGGCCACAGCCACCTGTTCGCCGCCGCGATCCCGAACTGCGTGCCGTACGACCCGACCTTCGGCCACGAGCTGGCGGTCATCATTCATGACGGCCTGCGCCGCATGGTGACGGAACAGGAAGACGTGTTCTACTACATCACCATCATGAACGAGAACTACGCGCATCCGGGCCTGAAAGCCGGCCAGGAAGAGGGCATCCTGAAGGGCATGTACCTGCTGCAGGAAGGTTCCAAGGACGCCAAGGAACGCGTGCAGCTGATCGGCTCCGGCACGATCCTGCGCGAATCCATCTTCGCCGCCGAATTGCTGGAAAAAGACTGGGGCATCGCCGCCGACATCTGGTCCGCGCCGTCGCTGACCCTGGTCGCCCGTGAAGGCCAGGATGCCGAGCGCTGGAACCTCGTCAACCCGACCAAGGAACAGCGCGTGCCGTACGTGACGGGCCTGCTGCAGAACACGCAGGGCCCGATCGTGGCGACGACCGACTACATGCGCCTGTTCGCCGAGCAGATTCGCCCGTACATGCCGAAAGGCCGCTCGTACAAGGTGCTGGGCACGGACGGCTTCGGCCGCTCGGACAGCCGCGCCAAGCTGCGCGAGTTCTTCGAGGTGAACCGCTACTACATCACGGTGGCGGCACTGCGCTCGCTGGCCGACGAAGGCAAGATCGACCTGGCCGTGGTCGAGCAGGCCGTGGCGAAGTATGGCCTGAACCCGAACAAGCCAAATCCGGTGACCCAATAA
- a CDS encoding branched-chain amino acid ABC transporter substrate-binding protein, with product MQTKYVVVAAAVMAAFAGTASAQEVIKIGHVGPVSGAQAHLGKDNENGANMAIADLNAKGIKIGGKPVKFVLVLEDDGADPKQGTTVAQKLVDAKVNGVIGHLNSGTTVPASRIYYNAGIPQISPASTIPTYTKQKFNTAFRIVANDNKLGGTLGKYAVTKLGAKKIAVIDDRTAYGQGVATEFIKGAKGPGVQIVDKQFTNDKATDFNAILTSIKAKNPDLVFFGGMDAVGGPLLRQMKALGINAKFMGGDGVCTDALPRLAGTAAADGVVTCAEAGGVPPELQKNMDDFRARYKKQYNQEVQLYAPYVYDSVMTMAQAMQDAGSSDPKKYLPFLAKVKYQGVTGLITFDEFGDIRDGALTLFTYQGGKKTKMEVVK from the coding sequence ATGCAAACGAAGTACGTCGTTGTTGCAGCCGCCGTGATGGCCGCTTTTGCCGGCACGGCATCCGCCCAGGAAGTGATCAAGATCGGCCACGTGGGCCCTGTTTCGGGCGCGCAGGCACACCTCGGCAAGGACAACGAGAACGGCGCCAACATGGCGATCGCGGACCTGAACGCCAAGGGCATCAAGATCGGCGGCAAGCCCGTCAAGTTCGTCCTGGTGCTGGAAGACGACGGCGCCGATCCGAAACAAGGCACGACGGTGGCGCAGAAGCTGGTCGACGCCAAGGTCAACGGCGTGATCGGCCACCTCAATTCGGGCACCACGGTGCCGGCGTCGCGCATCTACTATAATGCCGGCATCCCGCAGATTTCGCCGGCCTCGACGATCCCGACGTACACCAAGCAGAAGTTCAACACGGCCTTCCGCATCGTCGCCAACGACAACAAGCTGGGCGGCACGCTGGGCAAGTATGCCGTGACGAAGCTGGGTGCCAAGAAGATCGCCGTCATCGACGACCGCACGGCTTACGGCCAGGGCGTCGCGACGGAGTTCATCAAGGGCGCCAAGGGTCCGGGCGTGCAGATCGTCGACAAGCAGTTCACCAACGACAAGGCGACCGACTTCAACGCGATCCTGACCAGCATCAAGGCGAAGAACCCGGACCTGGTCTTCTTCGGCGGCATGGACGCCGTCGGTGGCCCGCTGCTGCGCCAGATGAAGGCGCTGGGCATCAACGCCAAGTTCATGGGCGGCGACGGCGTCTGCACGGATGCGCTGCCGCGCCTGGCCGGTACCGCCGCGGCGGACGGTGTCGTCACCTGCGCGGAAGCGGGCGGCGTGCCGCCGGAACTGCAGAAGAACATGGACGATTTCCGCGCCCGCTACAAGAAGCAGTACAACCAGGAAGTGCAGCTGTACGCGCCCTACGTGTACGACTCCGTGATGACGATGGCGCAGGCGATGCAGGATGCCGGGTCGAGCGATCCGAAGAAGTACCTGCCGTTCCTGGCGAAGGTGAAGTACCAGGGCGTGACGGGCCTGATCACGTTCGATGAATTCGGCGACATCCGCGACGGCGCGCTGACCCTGTTTACGTACCAGGGCGGCAAGAAGACGAAGATGGAAGTCGTCAAGTAA
- the folD gene encoding bifunctional methylenetetrahydrofolate dehydrogenase/methenyltetrahydrofolate cyclohydrolase FolD produces MPAQLIDGIALSQQLRAEIASRAAALTARGKQPGLAVILVGEDPASQVYVRNKVKACGDVGIHSVLEKYDADLTEAALLERIAALNADPAIHGILVQMPLPKHINPHKVIEAISTSKDVDGYSVLSAGELMTGLDGFRPCTPYGCMKLIETTGIDLRGKHAVVIGRSNTVGKPMALLLLQANATVTICHSATPDLGLYTRQADVIVAAVGRRNTLTADMVKPGAIVIDVGMNRDDNGKLCGDVDFAGIREVAAHITPVPGGVGPMTITMLLMNTIESAER; encoded by the coding sequence ATGCCAGCACAACTGATCGACGGAATCGCCCTCTCCCAACAACTGCGCGCCGAAATCGCTTCCCGCGCCGCCGCATTGACCGCCCGCGGCAAGCAGCCCGGCCTGGCCGTGATCCTGGTGGGCGAGGACCCGGCCAGCCAGGTCTACGTGCGCAACAAGGTCAAGGCGTGCGGCGATGTCGGCATCCACTCGGTGCTGGAAAAATACGATGCCGACCTGACGGAAGCGGCCCTGCTCGAGCGCATCGCGGCGCTGAACGCCGACCCGGCCATCCACGGCATCCTGGTGCAGATGCCGCTGCCCAAGCACATCAACCCGCACAAGGTAATCGAGGCGATCAGCACGTCGAAGGACGTGGACGGCTACTCCGTGCTGTCGGCCGGCGAACTGATGACGGGCCTGGACGGTTTCCGCCCTTGTACGCCATACGGCTGCATGAAGCTGATCGAGACCACGGGCATCGACCTGCGCGGCAAGCACGCCGTCGTGATCGGCCGCAGCAACACGGTGGGCAAGCCGATGGCCCTGCTGCTCTTGCAAGCCAATGCCACCGTCACCATCTGTCATAGTGCGACGCCGGATCTGGGCCTGTACACGCGCCAGGCCGACGTGATCGTGGCGGCGGTGGGCCGCCGCAACACGCTGACGGCCGACATGGTGAAGCCGGGTGCAATCGTGATCGATGTGGGCATGAATCGCGACGATAATGGCAAGCTGTGTGGTGACGTGGATTTTGCCGGCATCCGCGAAGTGGCCGCGCACATTACGCCGGTGCCGGGTGGCGTCGGCCCGATGACGATCACGATGTTGCTGATGAATACCATCGAATCGGCGGAGCGTTGA
- a CDS encoding M3 family metallopeptidase: protein MTTDNPLLDFSGLPRFDAIRPEHVTPAIDELLAKNRAVVTQLEAPADQVTWQTFVTPLEDATEQLGRAWGIVSHLNNVVDTPELRAVYNENLPKVTEFWTELSQNEALFAKYKALKDSPEFASLSPARKRIVENAIRDFRMGGAELPPAQKERFAEIQEQHAAVSTRFSENVLDATNDWTMLVENEGDLAGLPQDVKHAAKTLAEKNGKSGWQFTLHFPSYYPILQFADNRALREKVYRANATKASELGDVFSERDKWDNGANIVTLLKLRAEEAQLLGYKNFAEVSLVPKMAQSPEHVIEFLEDLARRARPYAEKDLQELTQFARERLGMDKLEAWDLPYASEKLQQHRYSFSAHEVKQYFPEHKVIDGLFKLVQNLFSVTITPDDAPVWHKDVRFFRIERDGQLVGQFYLDLYARPGKNSGAWMDDARSRRVEAGRLQTPVAYLTCNFTEPAVVDGKVQPSLFTHDEVITLFHEFGHGLHHMLTTVEELGVSGISGVEWDAVELPSQFMENFCWEWDVLSHMTAHVQTGQPLPRALYDKMLAAKNFQSGLQTLRQVEFSLLDMHLHYDYDPASGKSVQDVIDEVRRKFAVIVPPSFNRFQNSFGHIFAGGYAAGYYSYKWAEVLSADAYAAFEEAAALEGGKLAVQTGEKFLREILSVGGSRPALESFTAFRGREPSIDALLRHSGMAA, encoded by the coding sequence ATGACGACTGACAATCCCCTGCTGGACTTTAGCGGCCTGCCCCGTTTCGACGCGATCAGGCCCGAACACGTGACACCTGCCATCGACGAGCTGCTGGCCAAGAATCGCGCCGTGGTGACGCAGCTGGAGGCACCGGCCGACCAGGTGACATGGCAGACCTTCGTCACGCCGCTGGAGGACGCGACCGAGCAACTGGGCCGCGCCTGGGGGATCGTCAGCCACCTGAACAACGTCGTCGACACGCCCGAGCTGCGCGCCGTCTACAACGAGAACCTGCCGAAGGTGACGGAGTTCTGGACCGAGCTGTCGCAGAACGAGGCGCTGTTCGCCAAGTACAAGGCGCTCAAGGACAGCCCGGAGTTCGCATCCTTGTCGCCAGCCCGCAAGCGCATCGTCGAGAACGCGATCCGCGATTTCCGCATGGGCGGCGCCGAGCTGCCGCCGGCGCAGAAGGAACGCTTCGCCGAGATCCAGGAGCAGCACGCGGCCGTGTCCACGCGCTTCTCGGAAAACGTGCTGGACGCCACCAACGACTGGACCATGCTGGTCGAGAACGAGGGCGATCTGGCCGGCCTGCCGCAGGACGTCAAGCATGCGGCCAAGACGCTGGCCGAGAAGAACGGCAAGAGCGGCTGGCAATTCACGCTGCACTTCCCGTCGTACTACCCGATCCTGCAGTTCGCCGACAACCGCGCGCTGCGCGAGAAGGTGTACCGCGCCAACGCCACCAAGGCTTCCGAGCTGGGCGACGTGTTCAGTGAGCGCGACAAATGGGACAACGGCGCCAACATCGTCACCTTGCTGAAGCTGCGCGCGGAAGAAGCCCAGCTGCTGGGCTACAAGAACTTCGCCGAGGTCTCGCTGGTGCCGAAGATGGCGCAAAGCCCGGAACACGTGATCGAGTTCCTGGAAGACCTGGCCCGCCGCGCCCGCCCCTATGCGGAAAAAGACCTGCAGGAGCTGACGCAGTTCGCGCGCGAGCGCCTCGGCATGGACAAACTGGAGGCATGGGACCTGCCATACGCCTCCGAGAAGCTGCAGCAGCACCGCTACTCGTTCTCGGCCCACGAAGTGAAGCAGTACTTCCCCGAGCACAAGGTGATCGACGGCCTGTTCAAGCTGGTACAGAACCTGTTCTCCGTGACGATCACGCCCGACGACGCGCCGGTCTGGCACAAGGACGTGCGCTTCTTCCGCATCGAGCGCGACGGCCAGCTGGTCGGCCAGTTCTACCTGGACCTGTACGCGCGCCCCGGCAAGAACAGCGGCGCATGGATGGACGACGCGCGCAGCCGCCGCGTCGAGGCGGGGCGCCTGCAGACGCCGGTGGCCTACCTGACCTGCAATTTCACCGAGCCGGCCGTCGTCGACGGCAAGGTGCAGCCGTCGCTGTTCACGCACGACGAAGTCATCACGCTGTTCCATGAATTCGGCCACGGCCTGCACCACATGCTGACGACCGTCGAGGAACTGGGCGTGTCCGGCATCTCGGGTGTCGAGTGGGATGCGGTGGAGCTGCCGTCGCAGTTCATGGAAAACTTCTGCTGGGAGTGGGACGTGCTGTCGCACATGACGGCGCACGTGCAGACCGGCCAGCCGCTGCCGCGCGCGCTGTACGACAAGATGCTGGCGGCGAAGAACTTCCAGTCCGGCCTGCAGACCCTGCGCCAGGTCGAGTTCTCGCTGCTGGACATGCACCTGCATTACGACTACGACCCTGCCAGCGGCAAATCGGTACAGGACGTGATCGACGAGGTGCGCCGCAAGTTCGCCGTCATCGTTCCGCCGTCGTTCAACCGCTTCCAGAACTCGTTCGGCCACATCTTCGCCGGCGGCTACGCGGCCGGCTACTACAGCTACAAGTGGGCCGAGGTGCTGTCCGCCGATGCCTATGCCGCGTTCGAGGAAGCGGCCGCGCTGGAAGGCGGCAAGCTGGCCGTGCAGACGGGCGAGAAGTTCCTGCGCGAGATCCTGTCAGTGGGCGGCTCGCGCCCGGCGCTGGAATCGTTCACGGCCTTCCGCGGCCGCGAGCCGTCGATCGACGCACTGCTGCGCCACAGCGGCATGGCGGCCTGA